The Bacteroidia bacterium DNA segment ATTCCGTTAGGTCCACCAGTAAGTGTTAAAGGTTTGCCAACGCAAACAGGACTATTACTAGTTGCAGTAGCTACTGGGTTTGCATTTATAGTTACATTTGTAGTAGCAGTCGATGTACACCCATTAGCATTTGTTACCGTTATAGTATATATACCAGCCATTCCTGCTGTCGCTGAAGCGGAAACTGTAGGACTTTGCGTATTGTTAGAATAAGCTAATGGTCCGCTCCAGGAATAAGTAGTCATTCCATTGGGACCACCTGTTAATGTTAAAGGTTGACCGATACAAACAGGACTATTACTTGCTGCTGTGGCAACTGGATTTGCATTTACAACAACAGTTGTAGTTGCTGTTGATGTACATCCGCCGGCATTTGTTACTGTAATAGTATAAGTACCTGCCATCCCAGCAGTAGCTGAAGCCGAAACCGTAGGACTTTGCGTGTTGTTAGAATATGCTAATGGACCGCTCCATGAATAAGAAGTCATTCCATTGGGACCACCTGTTAATGTTAAAGGTTGACCGATACAGACAGGACTATTGCTTGTTGCTGTAGCTAAAGGACCAGCATTTACGATTACATTAGTAGTTGCTGTTGATGTACATCCATTTACATTTGTTACAGTAATTGTATAAATGCCTGACATTCCAACTGTAGCAGAAGCTGAAACTGTGGGGCTTTGTGTATTACTAGAAAATCCTAATGGTCCACTCCATGAGTAGGAAACCATACCATTAATTCCACCAGTTAATGTTAATAGTTTTCCTTCACAAACAGGTCCGTTATTAGTTGCAGTGGCATTTGGTAAAGCGTTTACTACTACTGTTGTGGTTGCAACTCCAGTACAACCAGTAGCATCAGTAACGGTTACAGAATACAATCCTCCCATCGCAAGAGTAGCACCTGCTCTGGTAGGATTTTGTAAAATGCTGTTAAATCCTCCAGGTCCTGACCATACATAAGAAGAATAAGCATCAACATTTAATTGAATTAAATCTCCTACACAGTAAGGACCTGTATTAGATGCGACTGGAGCAAGTGGAGGTGGTGCAGTAATTGTAAATGTTGAGTCAATTGAACAACTGTTTGCATCTGTAATTGTAACAATATATGTTCCTGCACATAAGTTGCCAATACTGTCAAGAATGGAAGTTGTAGACCATAAATAATCAACAGGAAATGCTGCATTAATTACAGAATTAATTTTAACACTACCATCACATCTACCTGGACAGGTTTCATTTATTTGAGTAGAAAGGTCAATTGTTATAGGACCAGGAGCAACTACCCATACCTGAGGAGACCATTGTATTGCATTTGAAGCATCTCTTACCCTAACCTGATATGGTAAAACTGAACCACACAGATTAGTTATTGTGAATGGGAAATCTATTGCATTAAGATTATTGTAATTTTGTGTGCCGCCAATATCTGCAGGCAATGTCAATCTTAAATCAACAGGAAATGTAGGAGCGCCATTTAAAGTTACAGTAATTGTGCCATCACATAAACCATAACAAGTAACATTAGTTGATGTAACAGAAACTGTATAAATTCCTTTTGGATTTGTTTGAAAATCAATTGTTGTATCGGAATGTTCAATTGCATAATCTGTACTCTTTACTGTCTTTTGTGCCAAAAGTGAAAGATTTAAAAATAGCGCAAAAAACAGGAATATTATATGAATTAATCTAGGCTTCATTATTATTTTTAATAAGATATTTGGTTTATACGTGATCTTATTGGCTTTGTTTCATTAATTGTTTAAAAGTAAATCTTTACTAAAACCTTATATTTTTAAGACATACAAACATCTAAAATGGTTGCCAAAAATAATTAAAATTTTTGTTTGACCAATAATTATTAAATTCAAATAAAGCTATAATTTTATTAAAGTTAGAAGATTAAGATTGAAAACATTATCTACTAGCTTTATAACAGTAATATAATCAGTTATATAACGTTTGAAGGAGTACTTGCAATTAAGTAAAAATAAGGAAAGTAATTCATTAATATTTTTAAGATTAACTTTGTTTTTTTTATTTTTAATGTGATGAAAGTTATTTTTAAAATATTTATTTGGATTTTGATAATATTATTTTTTCCTCTTTCATTAATTTTTGTAGCTTATTATAAACAACAGAAGGCTAAAAAAGCATATTATAGAACAAAGAAAACTTAGCTGACTATTCTACAGATATTATTATTTTTGATGCTTAAAAAAAAGATTAGTTATGATATTAAATAGACCAACAATAAAAACAAAACTACCTAAAGTAGGAACAACAATATTTACGGTAATGTCTTCATTGGCAACAGAATGCAATGCAATTAATTTATCACAGGGGTTTCCGAATTTTCCGGTTTCAGAAGAATTGATTTCACTTGTAAATAAATATATGAAACTTGGTTTTAATCAATATGCTCCTATGATGGGTGTAAAAGAGCTAAGAGAGGCAATTTCAGAAAAAACATTTAAGCTTTATAATGTAAATTACGATCCAGATTCTGAGATAACTGTAACATCAGGTGGTACAGAAGCCCTTTTTTCAGCAATTTCAGCAGTAGTAAAAACCGGCGATGAAGTGATTGTTTTTGAACCAGCATATGACAGTTATATTCCGGCAATTGAATTAAATGGTGGTATTCCGGTTTGTATTTCTTTAAAATATCCAGATTATAATATTGATTGGGCTGAAGTAAGGAATAAAATATCTTCAAAAACAAAGTTGATAATTATTAATACTCCTCATAATCCCACAGGAGCGGTATTATGTGAAACAGATTTAAATGAATTATGTAACATTGTTCAGAATACAAATATCTTTTTAATTGGAGATGAGGTATACGAGCATATAATTTTTGATGGATTAAAACATAATTCATTAATGTCTCTACCTGAATTGCAACAACGTAGTTTTATTATAAGTTCTTTTGGTAAAACATTTCATGTTACAGGTTGGAAAACAGGATATTGTGTTGCACCTAAGGATTTAACAACAGAATTCAGAAAAATTCATCAGTTTTTA contains these protein-coding regions:
- a CDS encoding methionine aminotransferase codes for the protein MILNRPTIKTKLPKVGTTIFTVMSSLATECNAINLSQGFPNFPVSEELISLVNKYMKLGFNQYAPMMGVKELREAISEKTFKLYNVNYDPDSEITVTSGGTEALFSAISAVVKTGDEVIVFEPAYDSYIPAIELNGGIPVCISLKYPDYNIDWAEVRNKISSKTKLIIINTPHNPTGAVLCETDLNELCNIVQNTNIFLIGDEVYEHIIFDGLKHNSLMSLPELQQRSFIISSFGKTFHVTGWKTGYCVAPKDLTTEFRKIHQFLTFSTFTPLQYALAEFLKNPGNYNGVPLFYEKKRNTFLEAIKDSRFTFIPSKGSYFQNLCYSEITDEPDTELAIRLTKEIGVASVPISVFYQNLKDEKILRFCFAKDDETLFRAGEKLSKL